The DNA sequence AACTATGAAAAAACTCGTTTTATTACTTACACTTCTTATCTCCGGGTTTGTTTTTTCGCAAGAAAGTACAAAAGATGCTTATGCCATTACCGAACAAATGGCTGAATTCCCAGACGGCGGTTTGCAAAATTTCCGCAAAATGATTGCAGATAATTTCAGAGAAAAAAAAGTTAGAGGTCAGGGAAAAGAATCTTGTGAACTCCAATTTGTGATCGAAAGAGACGGATCCATTACTGATATAAAAGCAATCGGAACAAATGAAAGTTTTAACAAAGAAGCAATTCGTGCCCTTTCTAAAATAAAAACAAAGTGGGTTCCAGCTAAAATTGACAATCAACCAGTTCGATACCGATATCGAGTTCCTTTAAATCTGGATTTTAACTAGGGGTCAATTCCTAACCACTTTTTTATTATGAAGAAAAAACAATTTTTAATTATATTTCTATTTTTTAGTTCATTCTTTTTCGCCCAGAAAACTACTAAAACTTCTCCACTACCGAATAGAGATGTAATATTAGAGGGTGAGGTAATTCCAGCCACTTTTCCAGAGGGTAACGAAGCATTCAGCCAATTGGTTTATTCTGGTTTTATAACTGAAAATATTGACTGCAACCAAAGTGGCATGCAAAGAACAAGGATTGAATTTATTATAGAAAGAAATGGTGCTCTAATGGATGTAAAAGCAACTGGCAGCAATCAAAAACTTAACAAAGAAGCAATTCGAGTGGTGAGATCAATCCAACAAAGATGGAATCCAGCAACTCTTGATGGAGCAAATGTAAGATCGCACTTCACGCAGTATTTTACGATCGTCTGCGAATAAATTCATCATTTTTCCACTGAATACTAATTCGGATCCCAGCGATTTTATCGCCCAATCATTTTCTTAATCGAATTCAACTTCATTAACGCTTCAATCGGCGTCAAAGTATTAATATCAATCTTTAGCAATTCTTCCCGAATATTTTCTAAAACTGGATCATCTAATTGAAAGAAAGAAAGTTGCAGACTTTCATCGGTAATCGCTTTTGCAGAATCTTTGGAACCACTGTGAGAACGGCTTTTTTCTAAAGTTTTCAAAACTTCGTTGGCACGGTTTACTACTTTTGCAGGCATTCCAGCCAACTTTGCCACGTGAATACCGAAACTGTGTTCACTTCCGCCAGACAATAATTTCCGAAGAAAAATAATACTTCCTTTATGTTCCTGAATCGAAACGTGGAAGTTTTTAATTCTTTCAAAATTAACCGTCATTTCATTGAGTTCATGATAATGCGTGGCAAATAAAGTTTTCGGTTGCGTTGGATGTTGATGCAGATATTCCGCAATCGCCCAAGCAATCGAAACTCCGTCATAAGTTGAAGTTCCACGTCCGATTTCGTCTAATAGGATTAAACTTCTTTCAGAAATATTATTTAAGATATTCGCGGCTTCATTCATTTCCACCATGAACGTTGATTCGCCGGAAGAAATATTATCGGTCGCTCCAACTCTTGTAAATATTTTATCTAAAACTCCGATCTCTGCGTGTTTTGCCGGAACAAAACTTCCGATTTGTGCCATTAAACAAATGATTGCAGTTTGTCTTAATATCGCCGATTTACCCGCCATATTCGGACCGGTAACCATAATAATCTGTTGCGAATCTTTCGCTAAAAACAAATCATTCGGAATATATTTTTCACCCAAAGGCAAAGCATTTTCGATAATCGGATGTCGCGCTTCTTTTAAATCAATTTCAAAACCTTCATTTAAAACCGGTTTCGTATAAGATTCAGAAACAGCAAGTTCTGATAATCCAACTCCACAATCCAATTCAGCAATAATTCTCGAATTTTCCTGAATTTGATCGATGTAAATCATCACATTTTCGCAAACTTTCCGGTATAACAAATGTTCGATTTTTGAAATCTTTTCTTCCGCACCGAGAATTTGCTCTTCGTATTCTTTCAGTTCTTCGGTGATGTATCTTTCAGCATTCACCAAGGTTTGCTTGCGAATCCAGTCTTCCGGAACTTTATCTTTATGAGAATTTCTAACTTCAATGAAATAGCCGAAAACGTTATTGAAATTAATTTTCAAACTTGTGATTCCGGTGCGTTTCACCTCACGGTCACACATTTCATCAAGAAAACCTTTTCCTTTGCTTTGAAGTCCGCGCAAATGGTCGAGTTCTTCTGAAATGCCGGTTTTAATTACATTCCCTTTTGAAATATTAACGGGAAGTTCTTCATTCAAATAATTAATTAAATATTCAATGAGTTCATCCAAATTAATCAGCGGCGATAACCAAGTCAAAACCTCACCGTGAGGCTGAAGTAATTCTTTAATATTTCGAATATTAATCAAACTTTGACGAAGGTAACCGAGTTCTTTCGGTGAAATTTTTTCTGAAGCCAATTTTCCCATCAAACGGTCTAAATCTGAAATCGATTTTAATAATTGTAAAATCTCATATTTCAGATTTTCTTCTTTATTAAAAAATTCAATTAAATCTAATCTTCTGTTGATTTCATTGACGGATTTTAAAGGCAAAATCAATC is a window from the Kaistella flava (ex Peng et al. 2021) genome containing:
- a CDS encoding energy transducer TonB, translated to MKKLVLLLTLLISGFVFSQESTKDAYAITEQMAEFPDGGLQNFRKMIADNFREKKVRGQGKESCELQFVIERDGSITDIKAIGTNESFNKEAIRALSKIKTKWVPAKIDNQPVRYRYRVPLNLDFN
- a CDS encoding energy transducer TonB; translated protein: MKKKQFLIIFLFFSSFFFAQKTTKTSPLPNRDVILEGEVIPATFPEGNEAFSQLVYSGFITENIDCNQSGMQRTRIEFIIERNGALMDVKATGSNQKLNKEAIRVVRSIQQRWNPATLDGANVRSHFTQYFTIVCE
- the mutS gene encoding DNA mismatch repair protein MutS, which codes for MAKEKKETPLMTQYNTIKAKYPDALLLFRVGDFYETFGTDAIRTSQILGIVLTKRANGEGHIELAGFPHHSVDTYLPKLVRAGLRVAICDQLEDPKGVKGIVKRGVTELVTPGVTFNEQVLTSKKNNFLLSIHKQKEKYGLALVDVSTGEFLTSEGNLEQLLHIVGTFDPSEIIYQRTTELPAQLKNRNSFKLEDWAFQYNYAYEKLTNHFKTNSLKGFGIEDLKLGIVAAGAIFAYLVEDTHHALLQHITKIKLIPKDDYLMMDHFTLRNLEIVYSSHQTGKSLLDIIDKTSTPMGGRLLRRRLILPLKSVNEINRRLDLIEFFNKEENLKYEILQLLKSISDLDRLMGKLASEKISPKELGYLRQSLINIRNIKELLQPHGEVLTWLSPLINLDELIEYLINYLNEELPVNISKGNVIKTGISEELDHLRGLQSKGKGFLDEMCDREVKRTGITSLKINFNNVFGYFIEVRNSHKDKVPEDWIRKQTLVNAERYITEELKEYEEQILGAEEKISKIEHLLYRKVCENVMIYIDQIQENSRIIAELDCGVGLSELAVSESYTKPVLNEGFEIDLKEARHPIIENALPLGEKYIPNDLFLAKDSQQIIMVTGPNMAGKSAILRQTAIICLMAQIGSFVPAKHAEIGVLDKIFTRVGATDNISSGESTFMVEMNEAANILNNISERSLILLDEIGRGTSTYDGVSIAWAIAEYLHQHPTQPKTLFATHYHELNEMTVNFERIKNFHVSIQEHKGSIIFLRKLLSGGSEHSFGIHVAKLAGMPAKVVNRANEVLKTLEKSRSHSGSKDSAKAITDESLQLSFFQLDDPVLENIREELLKIDINTLTPIEALMKLNSIKKMIGR